The Mycobacterium riyadhense sequence GCAGACGCAGTGGAACCAGGCCATGGAGGAATTGACGCGGTCATATCAATCGATGGCCAGCACACACGAGTCCAACACCATGGCTATGTTGGCCCGCGACACCGCCGAAGCCGCCAAGTGGGGAGCCTAGCTGAACCCAACGCCGTTGAACTCACCGTCGAATCCGTGGGTCCTGGCCATCACCACACCGTATCGGGATGCCCAGAACGCGATGCCTGGACGGCTGGTCAAACTGGGGAATTGACCGTTTCGGACCGGTGGGTCGACCTACGTTATGCGGGCTTCGGGGCCACGGTGCCCGGGCACTGTTGCGCGGAATCGTCGTACCGCGTGGCGATTTCGGAGACAAGACTGTGGTCGCGATGCGCAGCGCGTAATCGGCGGCGGCCCGCGTTCGAGGAGTTCACCATGCCGGTACAGGTCGGGGCGCGGGCTGGTGAGTGGCTTCGGGGCGGGGCCTCGCTCACGGAAGTCATTGAATACCAGGGTATCCCGGCATTGGCCCGACCGGTGGTGGAATCAGTGTTCGGCAGCCCGAGCGGTCACGTCGAGATCGTCGTCGGCTGTCGCCACGGGCGACGCCCACTACGTGACCAGATTTCGACGTTCGTCGATCCAGGGCTTTCGCCGCGTCATGACCGCGCGGTCGGCCGATCCCAAAGTCGTTGGCGGATAGGCGGCTAACCCGGCATATTGGCGACGATGTTCGTCATCACGATGTCGGACACCGATTCCGGGAAGCCGCAAAAGGTGACTTCCAGCAGGGCCACCGACAGGACGCGGTAGTCGCGGCCGCAGCCGCCCGGCCGCAGGTGCAGTGAGTCACCGTCGGCCCTCCACCTGCTGACCAACAGCCAGCCGCTCGAACTGTCCGCACAATTCGCGACAGTGTTGACCAGGGCGTCGAAGGCGTGCCGGGCGGTGCTGGCGTCGCGGTAGGCGGCAGCGCCTTCGGAGATCAGACGGCCGTCCGGCGGGTCCTGGAAGGTGGTCTTGTGAAACGCCGCAATGTCGGGCCCGAAGGTGGCGGTCTCGGCGAATATAAACCGGCAGTCCCGCGGCGCGGTCTCGGCGAGGGAGTCGATGTCCACCGGTTGCGTGCCGTCCATCGAGGGGATGATCGTCAGGTGGTCACCGGCGCCGGTGATCGCCTGCATTCGCGATTGGTCCAAGAGCAGCGCGCCGACGTCGAGCACGCCCAAGGGCTGAACACCGAACGCTGGCAGCGCGGTGCCACCCACCACCCGTGTGCACGCCGCTGTCAGTAACTCTGCGGAAAATAACAGCAGCGGACGCATCCACCTCGCCATTTGCCACCCTTCTCGCTCGAACCTACCCGATGTCGAATACGGTTGCCGGGTGAGCCATTTCGCAACCGCCACCGGCATCGGTTCGTGGCCGGGCACCGACGCGCGGCAGGCCGCCGAGGTTGTCGTCGGCGAGTTGGCGGGCACTTTGGCTCATCTCGTCGAGCTACCCGCCAGGGGAGTGGGGGCCGACATGCTGGGGCGAGCCGGCGCCCTGCTCGTCGACGTGGCCGTCGACACGGTGCCACGCGGGTACCGTATCGTCGCCCGGCCCGGGGCCGTGACGCGGCGGGCCGTCAGCATGCTCGACGAGGACATGGACGCCCTGGAAGAGGCGTGGGAGACGGCAGGTCTGCGCGGCGGCGGCCGGGTGGTCAAGGTGCAGGCTCCCGGACCGGTGTCGCTGGCCGCGGGATTGGAGCTGGCCAACGGCCACCGGGCGATCACCGACGCGGGTGCCGTGCGTGACCTGGCGGCGTCGTTGGCCGAAGGCGTAGCCGCGCACCGCGCGGCGCTCGCCCGTCGCCTCGATGCAACGGTCGTGGTGCAGTTCGACGAGCCGTCGCTGCCGGCGGCATTGGGCGGACGGCTGACGGGGGTGACGGCGCTGAGCCCGGTCGCCCCGCTGGACGAAGCGGTGGCCGGCGCACTGCTCGATACCTGCGTCGGCGCAGTGGGCCCGGACGTACTGCTGCATAGCTGCGCCGCCGAGTTGCCATGGAACCTGTTGCAGCGCAGCGGTATTAGTGCTGTATCGGTGGATGCGGGCACACTGCGTGCGGCGGATTTGGACGACATCGCGGCATTCGTCGAGTCGGGCCGCACCATGGTGCTGGGCGTGATCCCGGCGAGCGCGCCGCAGCGGCGACCGTCGGTGGAAGAGGTTGCCGCCGCGGTGGTCGCGGTCACCGATCGTCTCGGCTTCGGCCGCTCGGTACTGCGCGATCGCGTCGGCGTCGCCCCGGCATGCGGCCTGGCCGGTGCAACCCAGGAGTGGGCCCGCACCGCGA is a genomic window containing:
- a CDS encoding sensor domain-containing protein, translating into MARWMRPLLLFSAELLTAACTRVVGGTALPAFGVQPLGVLDVGALLLDQSRMQAITGAGDHLTIIPSMDGTQPVDIDSLAETAPRDCRFIFAETATFGPDIAAFHKTTFQDPPDGRLISEGAAAYRDASTARHAFDALVNTVANCADSSSGWLLVSRWRADGDSLHLRPGGCGRDYRVLSVALLEVTFCGFPESVSDIVMTNIVANMPG
- a CDS encoding methionine synthase, translated to MSHFATATGIGSWPGTDARQAAEVVVGELAGTLAHLVELPARGVGADMLGRAGALLVDVAVDTVPRGYRIVARPGAVTRRAVSMLDEDMDALEEAWETAGLRGGGRVVKVQAPGPVSLAAGLELANGHRAITDAGAVRDLAASLAEGVAAHRAALARRLDATVVVQFDEPSLPAALGGRLTGVTALSPVAPLDEAVAGALLDTCVGAVGPDVLLHSCAAELPWNLLQRSGISAVSVDAGTLRAADLDDIAAFVESGRTMVLGVIPASAPQRRPSVEEVAAAVVAVTDRLGFGRSVLRDRVGVAPACGLAGATQEWARTAIELARKAAEAFAETPDAI